The following proteins are co-located in the Oenanthe melanoleuca isolate GR-GAL-2019-014 chromosome 4, OMel1.0, whole genome shotgun sequence genome:
- the POU4F2 gene encoding POU domain, class 4, transcription factor 2 produces the protein MMMSLSSKQPFGLPHGGGSGGGLHETKYSALHTASPCPSAGAAAPAASSPSSTGTGGSAGRGSGSGSGPGGSGGSGSSSGSGGSGGGAEAMRRACLPAPPSNIFGGLDESLLARAEALAAVDIVSPSKSHHHHPPHHSPFKPDATYHTMNTIPCTSAASSSSVPISHPSALSGTHHHHHHHHHHHHQPHQALEGELLEHLTPGLALGAMAAPDGAVVSTPGHAPHMAGMNPMHPAALGMAHAHGLPAHMGCMSDVDADPRDLEAFAERFKQRRIKLGVTQADVGSALANLKIPGVGSLSQSTICRFESLTLSHNNMIALKPILQAWLEEAEKSHREKLAKPELFSGAEKKRKRTSIAAPEKRSLEAYFALQPRPSSEKIAAIAEKLDLKKNVVRVWFCNQRQKQKRMKYSAGI, from the exons ATGATGATGTCTCTGAGCAGCAAGCAGCCTTTCGGCCTCCCCCacggcggcggcagcggcggcggcctCCACGAAACCAAGTACTCGGCCCTGCACACCGCCTCGCCCTGTCCGTccgccggcgccgccgcccccgccgccagctcccccagcagcaccgGCACCGGCGGCTCTGCCGGAcgcggctccggctccggctccggccccggcggcagcggcggctccggctCCAGCTCGGGCtccggcggcagcggcggcggcgcggagGCGATGCGGCGGGCCTGCCTGCCCGCCCCTCCG AGCAATATATTCGGCGGTCTGGACGAGAGCCTGCTGGCCCGCGCCGAAGCCCTGGCAGCGGTGGACATCGTCTCCCCGAGCAAgagccaccaccaccacccgCCGCACCACAGCCCCTTCAAGCCGGACGCCACGTACCACACCATGAACACCATCCCCTGCACCTcggccgcctcctcctcctccgtgCCCATCTCCCACCCGTCCGCCCTGTCGGGCacccaccaccaccatcaccaccaccaccaccaccaccaccagccGCACCAGGCGCTGGAGGGGGAACTCTTGGAGCACCTGACGCCGGGGCTGGCGCTGGGGGCCATGGCGGCCCCCGACGGCGCCGTGGTCTCCACGCCGGGCCACGCTCCGCACATGGCCGGCATGAACCCCATGCACCCGGCGGCGCTGGGCATGGCCCACGCCCACGGGCTGCCGGCCCACATGGGCTGCATGAGCGACGTGGACGCCGACCCCCGCGACCTGGAGGCCTTTGCCGAGCGCTTCAAGCAGCGCCGCATCAAGCTGGGGGTGACCCAGGCCGACGTGGGCTCGGCGCTGGCCAACCTGAAGATCCCGGGGGTGGGCTCCCTCAGCCAGAGCACCATCTGCCGCTTCGAGTCCCTCACCCTCTCCCACAACAACATGATCGCCCTCAAACCCATCCTGCAGGCGTGGCTGGAGGAGGCCGAGAAGTCGCACCGCGAGAAGCTGGCCAAGCCCGAGCTCTTCAGCGGCGCGGAAAAGAAGCGCAAGCGGACCTCCATCGCCGCCCCCGAGAAGCGCTCGCTGGAGGCCTATTTTGCCCTGCAGCCCCGGCCCTCCTCCGAGAAGATCGCCGCCATCGCCGAGAAGCTGGACCTCAAGAAGAACGTGGTCCGCGTCTGGTTCTGCAACCAGCGCCAGAAGCAGAAGCGCATGAAGTACTCGGCGGGCATCTGA